In the Paraflavitalea devenefica genome, one interval contains:
- a CDS encoding alpha-amylase family glycosyl hydrolase, translated as MLRRFTPVAWSSNTNVYEVNIRQYTPEGTFAAFARHLTRLADMGVEVLWFMPITPISKAGRKGTLGSYYACSDYSTTNPEFGTVDDFKKLVQQAHEAGMKVIIDWVANHTGLDHVWTTTHPEYYKKDINGKYYDTHGWDDVIDLNYYDQPMRAAMISAMEFWVKECNIDGFRCDMAHLVPLDFWRQARLALDQVKHLFWLAETEDIIYLDVFDTCYAWRWMHHTEKFCKGQLTLENLVGLLQVYREDYPAFTCPLFFTANHDENSWNGTEYEKYDGAARPLAVFDATWHGIPLIYSGQELPNLKRLKFFDRDTIEWTGRNQLHDFYKILNQLRKQHPALGNTLETRPVRIATTNNEQVFAYARYYENRQVLVVLNLSPQPASIQLPEGKVQGTFTNIFDKRPFIITPQLTIGCKPWDYLVLTD; from the coding sequence ATGCTGAGACGTTTTACACCGGTAGCCTGGAGCAGTAATACCAACGTTTATGAAGTGAATATCCGTCAATATACGCCGGAGGGAACTTTTGCCGCTTTTGCCCGGCACCTGACCCGGCTGGCCGATATGGGCGTGGAGGTACTCTGGTTCATGCCCATTACGCCCATCAGTAAAGCCGGCCGCAAAGGCACCCTGGGCAGCTACTATGCCTGTTCCGATTACAGCACCACCAATCCTGAATTTGGTACGGTGGATGATTTCAAAAAGCTGGTGCAGCAGGCGCATGAAGCGGGCATGAAAGTGATCATTGACTGGGTAGCCAATCATACCGGGCTCGATCATGTGTGGACTACCACCCATCCCGAATACTATAAAAAAGATATTAATGGTAAATATTATGATACCCATGGCTGGGATGATGTAATAGACCTCAACTACTACGACCAGCCCATGCGGGCCGCCATGATCAGCGCCATGGAGTTCTGGGTAAAAGAATGCAACATTGATGGCTTCCGTTGTGATATGGCGCACCTGGTGCCGCTCGATTTCTGGCGGCAGGCGCGTCTCGCCCTGGATCAGGTCAAGCATTTATTCTGGCTGGCCGAAACTGAAGACATTATTTACCTCGATGTATTTGATACCTGCTATGCCTGGCGCTGGATGCACCATACAGAAAAATTCTGCAAGGGGCAACTGACCCTGGAAAACCTGGTGGGGCTGTTGCAGGTGTACCGGGAGGATTATCCGGCGTTCACTTGTCCATTGTTCTTTACTGCCAACCACGATGAAAATAGCTGGAATGGCACCGAATACGAAAAGTATGACGGCGCTGCCAGGCCCCTCGCTGTTTTTGATGCCACCTGGCATGGTATACCCCTTATTTACAGCGGACAGGAACTGCCCAACCTGAAACGGCTGAAATTCTTTGACAGGGATACGATTGAGTGGACCGGCCGTAATCAACTGCACGACTTCTATAAAATCCTCAACCAGTTGCGTAAGCAGCATCCGGCTCTGGGCAATACCCTCGAAACGCGGCCTGTACGCATAGCTACCACGAATAATGAGCAGGTATTTGCCTATGCACGTTATTATGAAAACAGGCAGGTGCTGGTAGTGCTGAACCTTTCCCCGCAACCTGCATCCATACAATTGCCCGAAGGCAAGGTACAGGGTACCTTCACCAATATCTTCGATAAGCGGCCGTTCATCATTACCCCGCAACTCACCATCGGCTGTAAACCCTGGGATTACCTGGTGTTAACCGATTAA
- the mgtE gene encoding magnesium transporter: MSMEDITIQDQFEELMRSGNEISIREFLNDQNISDVAELINELPDYESQIIQHMNMHRAASVFKILDLSTQKAIIQELPPYKTAELLNELPADDRTSFLEELPSEVVKELIRLLDPEERRVTLSLLGYPEGSVGRLMTPDYIAVQVDWTVQEVLEHIREVGKDSETIDVIYVVTDKGEFVDDIRIREILLASPDKQVGELIDNRFIVLNVNDDQEAANQVFKMNNRVALPVVDDKNILLGIVTIDDILWVASEEFSEDMQKMGGTEALDEPYLEMPIIKLFKKRVVWLVVLFLGEMLTATAMGYFEDEIQKAVVLALFVPLIISSGGNSGSQASTLIIQAMAVGEITIVDWWRVLRREIISGLLLGAMLGLIGFFRVVFWNAIFHTYGDHGIMVAFTVGASLIGVVLWGTVSGSMLPIILKKLGADPATSSAPFVATLVDVTGLVIYFSAAYIFLRGILL, encoded by the coding sequence ATGAGCATGGAAGACATCACGATACAGGACCAGTTTGAAGAGCTGATGCGCAGCGGTAATGAAATCTCCATCCGGGAGTTTCTGAACGACCAGAACATCAGTGATGTGGCGGAGCTCATCAATGAATTGCCCGATTACGAGAGCCAGATCATCCAGCACATGAATATGCACCGGGCCGCCAGCGTATTCAAAATATTGGACCTCTCTACCCAGAAAGCCATTATCCAGGAATTACCTCCTTATAAAACGGCCGAACTGCTTAATGAGCTGCCTGCCGATGACCGTACCTCTTTCCTGGAAGAACTGCCTAGTGAGGTGGTAAAAGAACTGATCAGGCTGCTGGACCCCGAAGAACGCCGTGTTACCCTATCCCTGCTGGGCTATCCCGAAGGTAGCGTGGGCAGGCTGATGACGCCGGATTATATTGCCGTACAGGTCGACTGGACGGTACAGGAAGTACTGGAACATATCCGGGAAGTGGGTAAAGACAGTGAAACGATTGATGTGATCTATGTGGTGACGGATAAAGGCGAGTTTGTAGATGACATCCGGATCAGGGAGATATTACTGGCCAGTCCCGATAAACAGGTAGGGGAGCTGATCGATAACCGTTTTATAGTACTCAATGTCAATGATGATCAGGAAGCTGCCAACCAGGTATTTAAAATGAATAACCGGGTGGCATTACCGGTAGTGGACGATAAAAATATCCTGCTGGGTATTGTGACCATTGACGATATCCTGTGGGTGGCCAGTGAAGAATTCAGTGAAGACATGCAGAAGATGGGGGGTACCGAAGCATTGGATGAACCCTACCTGGAGATGCCTATTATTAAACTCTTCAAAAAAAGGGTGGTATGGCTGGTGGTATTATTCCTCGGTGAAATGCTCACCGCTACTGCCATGGGGTATTTTGAAGACGAGATACAAAAAGCAGTGGTGCTGGCCTTATTTGTGCCACTCATCATATCCAGTGGTGGTAACAGTGGTTCGCAGGCTTCCACGCTGATCATACAGGCGATGGCGGTAGGGGAGATCACGATCGTAGACTGGTGGCGGGTACTGAGAAGGGAGATTATTTCCGGCCTGCTGCTGGGCGCAATGCTGGGATTGATCGGTTTTTTCCGGGTAGTATTCTGGAACGCTATTTTTCATACTTATGGCGACCATGGCATCATGGTGGCGTTTACAGTAGGCGCTTCCCTCATAGGTGTTGTGCTGTGGGGTACCGTATCAGGCTCTATGTTGCCCATCATATTAAAAAAATTAGGCGCCGACCCCGCCACTTCCTCTGCTCCTTTTGTAGCGACGCTGGTGGATGTAACTGGCCTTGTCATATATTTTTCTGCCGCCTATATCTTTTTACGCGGTATTTTGCTATGA
- a CDS encoding 4-hydroxy-3-methylbut-2-enyl diphosphate reductase: MKTFNVPIIYRSPLLHAIKAQRKAEDKMKKDFTPTLLNLGPLHIYLARHFGFCYGVENAIEISFRTIEENPGKRIFLLSEMIHNPQVNADLQQRGVRFLQDTYGQQLIPFEELNPDDVVIIPAFGTTLEIEEKLNSFGIPTEKYNTTCPFVEKVWNRSEQIAKKGYTIVIHGKPKHEETRATFSHAAENAPSVIVNDMKETILLAQYITGEQDPAHFYTAFAGRYSPGFDAAKDLQRIGVVNQTTQLATDTQAIADYLKQTMRQHYALTDVTIGERFADTRDTLCYATNDNQTAITHMLNTPADLAIVVGGYNSSNTTHLVELCEEKLPTYFINSEEKLISNSSILHYNYHTKQEILSANYLPNQQPVRMLITSGASCPDALVEGVIRRLASFYGATDAVDELTAQFEGKL; the protein is encoded by the coding sequence ATGAAAACATTCAACGTTCCCATCATCTACCGCAGCCCGCTTCTTCATGCCATTAAGGCCCAACGGAAGGCGGAAGATAAGATGAAGAAAGATTTTACCCCTACCCTGCTGAACCTGGGCCCCCTGCATATTTACCTGGCGCGCCATTTTGGTTTTTGCTATGGGGTAGAGAATGCGATTGAGATCTCTTTCCGCACGATTGAAGAGAATCCCGGCAAACGCATTTTCCTGTTGAGTGAAATGATCCACAACCCTCAGGTAAATGCCGACCTGCAACAAAGAGGCGTGCGCTTTTTACAGGATACGTATGGTCAGCAACTGATTCCCTTTGAAGAATTGAATCCCGATGATGTGGTGATCATTCCCGCTTTTGGCACTACACTGGAAATAGAAGAAAAGCTCAACAGTTTTGGTATCCCCACTGAGAAATACAATACTACCTGTCCCTTCGTGGAGAAGGTATGGAACCGCAGTGAGCAGATCGCTAAGAAAGGATATACGATCGTTATCCATGGCAAACCCAAACATGAGGAAACGAGGGCTACTTTTTCCCATGCTGCAGAGAATGCGCCTTCAGTAATCGTGAATGATATGAAGGAGACGATACTGCTGGCGCAATACATTACCGGCGAGCAGGACCCGGCCCATTTTTATACTGCCTTCGCCGGCAGGTATTCACCGGGCTTTGATGCCGCCAAAGACCTGCAGCGCATCGGTGTAGTGAACCAAACGACCCAACTGGCTACCGATACACAGGCGATTGCCGATTACCTGAAACAAACCATGCGCCAGCATTACGCGCTGACAGATGTTACTATCGGGGAACGCTTTGCTGATACCCGGGACACTTTGTGCTATGCCACGAATGATAACCAAACGGCCATTACGCATATGCTCAATACCCCGGCCGACCTGGCCATCGTAGTGGGAGGGTATAACTCTTCCAATACTACCCACCTGGTGGAGCTATGCGAAGAAAAACTGCCCACTTATTTTATTAATTCAGAAGAGAAGCTGATCTCCAACAGCAGTATCCTGCATTATAACTATCATACGAAGCAGGAAATATTATCCGCCAATTACCTGCCTAACCAACAGCCGGTACGCATGCTGATTACCAGTGGCGCTTCCTGCCCCGATGCATTGGTAGAAGGCGTGATCAGAAGGCTGGCGTCGTTCTATGGAGCAACGGATGCAGTGGATGAACTGACAGCACAGTTTGAAGGGAAGTTATAA
- a CDS encoding S9 family peptidase, which translates to MRKLILPLLLLLVTAAQSQTTTTTLTVEKIMRDPQWIGASPSGPGWSSDSKYLTFSWNPEKATADSVYYITPSSLTPQKTTYAFRQSLLEESDIRYNTNRSRYVFARQGDIYLVEVKTGQQRAITQTVEYESSPLFSFNEGKVVYTRGLNLYAWDITTGVTVQLTNFQSGLAAPAAPVSTPGPQRGGTQQGGGASRGNRTATGNTQEKWLQEEALENSQVLQSRKDKRELTDSMRKALPKEKTLRSIYIEDKSLFGAAISADGRFIAWRLIKVAMGGKATIVPNYVTESGFTEDISGRTKVGAPQSTQEFFVYDTRKDTVFLVKTDSIPGIRDLPDYVKDYPAVYAEKSKSPPVRAVSFQNTSWSPAGDYAVVEVRSQDNKDRWLMLLDGATGRLSLLDRQRDEAWIGGPGTSGFGSFNTGWIDANTFWFQSEATGYSHLYTINVHTKEKKALTSGQYEVQRSTLSKDKKYFYLTTNEVHPGEQHFYRLPVGGGKAERLTTMTGANQVSLSPDEKWLAILYSYSNKPWELYLQENKPGGKLQQVTSQAQSAEFKAYAWKDPEVVTFQARDGAEVYARLYRPAQPHTSKPAVIFVHGAGYLQNAHKWWSSYFREYMFHNLLADQGYTVLDIDYRGSAGYGRDWRTGIYRHMGGKDLSDQVDGAKYLVEKLGVNPKNIGLYGGSYGGFITLMAMFNEPEVFAAGGALRSVTDWAHYNHGYTSNILNEPFNDSIAYQRSSPINFAAGLKGHLLMCHGMVDVNVHFQDIVRITQKLIELGKDNWELAVYPVEDHGFVEPSSWTDEYKRIFKLFETHLKK; encoded by the coding sequence ATGAGAAAGCTAATATTGCCCCTCCTGCTGCTGCTGGTAACAGCAGCTCAAAGTCAAACTACTACCACCACCTTAACTGTTGAAAAGATCATGCGCGATCCCCAATGGATAGGCGCTTCTCCTTCCGGGCCGGGATGGTCATCAGATAGTAAATACTTAACATTCAGTTGGAACCCGGAAAAGGCGACTGCTGATTCGGTCTATTACATTACGCCTTCTTCACTTACACCGCAGAAAACGACCTACGCCTTCCGGCAAAGCCTGCTGGAAGAAAGTGATATCCGCTACAATACCAATCGTAGCCGCTATGTATTTGCCCGCCAGGGGGATATTTACCTCGTAGAAGTGAAAACAGGACAGCAACGCGCCATTACGCAAACCGTCGAATACGAAAGCAGTCCGCTGTTCTCTTTCAATGAGGGCAAAGTGGTATACACCCGTGGACTGAACCTCTATGCCTGGGACATCACCACCGGCGTTACGGTACAGTTGACCAATTTCCAGTCGGGCCTGGCGGCTCCTGCAGCTCCGGTAAGCACCCCCGGTCCTCAACGTGGCGGTACACAACAGGGAGGTGGCGCCTCCCGCGGCAACAGGACTGCAACGGGCAATACACAGGAAAAATGGTTGCAGGAAGAGGCGTTGGAAAATTCGCAGGTATTACAAAGCCGTAAGGACAAGCGGGAACTGACCGATTCTATGCGCAAAGCATTGCCCAAAGAAAAAACCTTGCGCAGCATTTACATCGAAGACAAATCCCTCTTTGGCGCTGCCATCAGCGCAGATGGCCGGTTCATTGCCTGGCGGCTGATAAAAGTAGCCATGGGAGGCAAAGCTACCATCGTTCCCAACTATGTTACAGAAAGTGGCTTTACAGAAGATATCTCCGGCCGTACGAAAGTAGGCGCGCCGCAAAGTACCCAGGAATTTTTTGTATATGATACCAGGAAGGATACGGTATTCCTGGTGAAAACGGATTCTATACCCGGCATCAGGGACCTGCCCGATTATGTAAAGGATTACCCGGCAGTATATGCCGAAAAAAGCAAGAGCCCTCCTGTACGGGCGGTGAGCTTTCAGAATACTTCCTGGTCTCCGGCCGGTGATTATGCAGTGGTAGAGGTACGCTCGCAGGATAACAAAGACCGCTGGCTGATGTTGCTGGATGGCGCTACCGGCCGGCTTTCCCTGCTGGACCGTCAGCGGGACGAGGCCTGGATAGGCGGACCCGGTACCAGTGGATTCGGCAGTTTCAACACCGGCTGGATAGATGCCAATACCTTCTGGTTCCAATCTGAAGCTACCGGCTACTCACACCTGTACACGATCAATGTGCACACCAAAGAAAAGAAGGCCCTCACCAGCGGTCAATATGAAGTACAACGCTCCACCCTTTCCAAAGACAAAAAATACTTTTACCTCACCACGAATGAAGTGCATCCCGGCGAGCAGCATTTTTACCGTTTGCCCGTAGGCGGCGGCAAAGCCGAACGCCTCACCACGATGACGGGGGCCAACCAGGTAAGCCTCTCCCCGGATGAAAAATGGCTGGCGATCCTTTATTCCTACAGCAATAAACCCTGGGAGCTTTACCTGCAGGAGAATAAACCCGGCGGTAAGCTACAGCAGGTGACCAGCCAGGCGCAGTCGGCTGAGTTTAAAGCCTATGCCTGGAAAGATCCCGAAGTGGTAACCTTCCAGGCCAGGGATGGCGCTGAAGTATATGCCCGCCTGTACCGCCCTGCCCAGCCACACACTTCCAAACCTGCTGTCATATTTGTGCATGGGGCCGGTTACCTGCAGAATGCGCATAAATGGTGGAGCAGCTACTTCCGGGAATACATGTTCCACAACCTGCTGGCCGACCAGGGATATACTGTACTGGATATTGATTACCGGGGCAGTGCCGGTTATGGCCGCGACTGGCGTACGGGTATTTATCGTCACATGGGCGGTAAAGACCTCAGCGACCAGGTGGATGGTGCTAAATACCTGGTGGAAAAGCTGGGTGTGAACCCTAAAAACATCGGGCTGTATGGTGGCTCCTATGGTGGGTTCATCACTTTAATGGCCATGTTCAACGAACCAGAGGTGTTTGCTGCCGGCGGAGCCTTGCGTTCTGTGACCGATTGGGCGCATTATAACCATGGCTATACCTCCAATATTCTCAATGAACCTTTCAATGACAGCATAGCCTACCAGCGCAGTTCGCCCATCAACTTTGCCGCCGGCCTGAAAGGACATTTATTGATGTGCCATGGTATGGTGGATGTGAATGTGCATTTCCAGGATATTGTACGCATTACCCAAAAGCTGATCGAGCTGGGTAAGGACAATTGGGAACTGGCCGTATACCCTGTGGAAGACCACGGTTTTGTGGAACCCAGTAGCTGGACGGATGAATACAAACGCATATTCAAATTATTTGAAACACACCTGAAGAAGTAG
- the glmS gene encoding glutamine--fructose-6-phosphate transaminase (isomerizing), with translation MCGIVAYIGPKEAYPVILKGLKRLEYRGYDSAGVAVLNQGLKVYKKKGKVADLEESLMGKDLHANAGIGHTRWATHGEPSDRNAHPHISANGKMAMIHNGIIENYAQLKGELQKKGYTFTSDTDTEVLLKFIEDIQLNNDCGLEEAVRIALKRVTGAYVIVLIDQDHPDTLIAARKGSPLVIGIGKGEHFLASDASPIIEYTKEVVYINDYELAIIRPDELILKNLGNEKVTPFVTKLDMELAAIEKSGYDHFMLKEIFEQPHTIFDCLRGRLDAAAGTITMAGVQNNIEQLKNASRIIIVACGTSWHAGLIAEYIIEEVCRIPVEVEYASEFRYRNPVVHKGDVIIAVSQSGETADTLVAIEKAKEQGAMIFGVVNVVGSSIARISHAGAYTHAGPEIGVASTKAFTAQLAVLTMIALKIAQEKGTIDNKRFMHLLNELHEIPEKVPAALKDSEAIRKLAIKYKDAKDFLYLGRGYNFPVALEGALKLKEISYIHAEGYPAAEMKHGPIALVDETLPVVFVATKDSYHEKIVSNIQEIKARKGKVIAVITEGDDTITKMADDVIIVPAADELVAPMLSVIPLQLLAYYIGVAKELDVDKPRNLAKSVTVE, from the coding sequence ATGTGTGGAATTGTAGCCTATATCGGTCCTAAAGAAGCATATCCTGTTATATTGAAAGGCTTGAAACGATTGGAATACCGGGGATATGACAGCGCCGGCGTGGCCGTATTGAATCAAGGACTCAAAGTATACAAAAAGAAAGGTAAAGTAGCTGATCTGGAAGAAAGCCTTATGGGAAAAGACCTGCATGCCAATGCAGGCATTGGTCACACGCGTTGGGCCACCCATGGTGAACCCAGCGACCGCAATGCCCACCCGCATATTTCAGCCAACGGCAAGATGGCCATGATACACAATGGCATCATTGAAAACTATGCCCAGCTCAAAGGTGAGCTGCAGAAAAAAGGCTACACGTTTACCAGCGATACCGATACAGAAGTACTGCTCAAGTTTATTGAAGATATCCAGCTTAACAATGACTGCGGCCTGGAAGAGGCTGTGCGCATTGCCCTGAAACGGGTAACAGGCGCTTATGTAATTGTACTGATCGACCAGGACCATCCCGATACATTGATCGCTGCCCGGAAGGGGAGCCCGTTGGTAATAGGTATTGGCAAAGGGGAGCACTTCCTTGCTTCCGATGCTTCCCCCATCATTGAGTACACCAAAGAAGTGGTATACATTAATGACTATGAACTGGCCATTATCCGTCCGGATGAGCTTATTCTCAAAAACCTCGGTAATGAAAAGGTCACGCCTTTTGTAACGAAGCTGGACATGGAGCTGGCCGCTATTGAAAAAAGCGGTTATGATCATTTCATGCTCAAGGAAATATTTGAACAGCCACATACCATCTTTGATTGTCTGCGTGGCCGCCTCGATGCTGCTGCCGGTACTATTACCATGGCAGGGGTACAGAACAATATTGAACAGTTGAAAAATGCTTCCCGCATCATCATTGTGGCCTGTGGCACCAGTTGGCATGCCGGGTTGATCGCTGAATACATTATTGAAGAAGTATGCCGCATACCGGTAGAAGTAGAGTATGCTTCTGAATTCCGGTACCGCAATCCTGTTGTCCATAAAGGCGATGTGATCATTGCTGTATCACAGAGCGGGGAAACGGCCGATACCCTGGTGGCCATCGAAAAGGCCAAAGAGCAGGGCGCTATGATCTTTGGAGTGGTCAATGTGGTGGGCTCTTCCATAGCCCGTATATCCCATGCAGGCGCTTATACGCACGCCGGTCCCGAAATTGGCGTGGCCAGCACCAAAGCATTTACGGCCCAACTGGCAGTGCTCACGATGATCGCTTTGAAGATAGCGCAGGAAAAAGGTACGATAGACAACAAGCGTTTTATGCACCTCCTGAATGAGCTGCATGAGATACCGGAAAAAGTGCCTGCAGCGCTTAAAGACAGCGAGGCCATCCGTAAGCTGGCTATAAAATACAAGGATGCCAAAGATTTCCTGTACCTCGGCCGCGGATACAACTTCCCCGTAGCGCTCGAAGGAGCCCTGAAACTAAAAGAGATCTCTTACATACATGCAGAAGGTTATCCTGCCGCTGAAATGAAACACGGTCCCATTGCCCTGGTAGATGAAACCCTGCCTGTGGTGTTTGTAGCGACCAAAGATTCCTACCACGAAAAGATCGTCAGCAATATCCAGGAGATCAAGGCCCGCAAAGGAAAGGTTATTGCCGTTATTACAGAGGGAGACGATACCATCACCAAAATGGCCGATGATGTGATCATCGTACCTGCTGCTGATGAGCTGGTAGCGCCTATGCTGAGTGTAATACCCCTGCAGCTACTGGCTTATTATATCGGCGTAGCCAAAGAACTGGATGTAGATAAGCCGAGAAATCTTGCCAAGAGTGTAACTGTCGAATAG
- a CDS encoding DUF4954 family protein, whose product MNIIKKSPLHTLGYHFIPAEYVPKGKDEYYLRNQQNESNIRYRQLTAYEIEMLVRNRNTSDNWNNILVSDAFNPELVQNCKFFGLVRIGKLEPYYLEFHNLRRPVGLYNSTIISCDFGDNVVVDNVNFLSHYITGNEVILVNVNEIDATDHAKFGSGILKEGEPESIRIWLEVCNENGGRRIMPFDGMLPGDAWLWTQFRDDEILQNKLKQFTQQKFDTRRGYYGTIGDRTVIKNCRIVKDVKVGTDAYIKGANKIKNVTINSSAEAPSQVGEGCELVNGIIDYGCRLFYGVKAVRFFLASNSQLKYGARLINSYLGDNSTISCCEVLNSLIFPAHEQHHNNSFLCAALVQGQSNMAAGATIGSNHNSRSPDGELVAGRGFWPGLCVSIKHNSRFATFTILAKGDFPAELDIPVPFSLVSNDVTNNRLVVMPAYWFLYNMYALARNSWKYVDRDKRINKTQPIEFNFLAPDSVNEIVQSLSLLQLYTGKAWLRKEGNHKKLTAEEIIAIGKKLLDNNDPVVNQLEILAEGFENTTRPAVLIKVPAAYRIFRELVTYYAVQQVLEYTRAHGIKSWEQLQEIIPAKPVISQWVNAGGQLILRTAIDKLIKQVHAGRVKSWNDIHTFYQQQAASYGQEKLLHAFAALKEVHGIQGKKVAPAVIKALLEQSIATKEWMAKGIYDSRAKDYRNPFRKMVYESQQAMDKVVGKLTDNTFIKQEQAALESYKKTVQQLIKKWQLGKEALKAKS is encoded by the coding sequence ATGAATATCATCAAAAAAAGCCCGCTCCATACACTGGGATACCACTTCATTCCCGCAGAATACGTTCCTAAGGGAAAGGATGAATATTACCTGCGCAACCAGCAAAATGAGAGCAATATTCGTTACCGCCAGCTCACCGCTTATGAAATAGAAATGCTGGTGCGCAACCGCAATACTTCCGACAACTGGAACAATATCCTGGTATCTGATGCCTTCAATCCCGAACTGGTACAGAACTGTAAGTTCTTTGGCCTGGTACGCATTGGCAAGCTGGAGCCTTATTACCTGGAATTCCATAACCTCCGCAGGCCGGTAGGACTGTACAACAGCACGATCATCAGTTGTGATTTTGGTGATAATGTAGTGGTAGATAATGTCAACTTTTTATCGCACTACATCACCGGCAATGAAGTGATACTGGTGAATGTGAACGAAATTGATGCTACCGACCATGCTAAATTTGGCAGTGGTATCCTCAAAGAAGGAGAACCAGAAAGCATACGCATCTGGCTGGAAGTGTGCAATGAGAATGGTGGCCGGCGCATTATGCCTTTTGATGGTATGTTGCCTGGCGATGCCTGGCTATGGACGCAATTCCGGGATGATGAAATATTACAGAATAAGCTAAAACAGTTCACACAGCAAAAGTTCGATACCCGCCGTGGTTACTACGGCACTATTGGCGACCGTACGGTGATCAAGAACTGCCGCATTGTAAAAGATGTGAAGGTGGGTACGGATGCCTATATCAAAGGCGCCAACAAGATCAAGAATGTGACCATCAACTCCTCGGCGGAAGCGCCCTCCCAGGTAGGCGAGGGATGTGAGCTGGTGAATGGCATCATCGATTACGGATGCCGCCTGTTCTATGGCGTAAAAGCCGTCCGTTTCTTCCTGGCTTCGAATTCCCAATTAAAATATGGCGCCCGGTTGATCAATTCCTATTTGGGCGATAACTCAACGATTTCCTGTTGTGAGGTATTGAATTCGCTCATCTTTCCGGCACATGAGCAACACCATAATAACTCCTTCCTGTGTGCTGCCCTGGTACAGGGACAGAGCAATATGGCGGCAGGCGCTACCATTGGCTCCAACCACAACTCGCGCAGTCCGGACGGAGAACTGGTTGCCGGCCGTGGTTTCTGGCCGGGCCTGTGTGTAAGTATTAAACACAATTCACGCTTTGCTACTTTTACCATCCTGGCCAAAGGCGATTTCCCGGCCGAGCTGGATATACCGGTGCCTTTTTCACTGGTTAGTAATGATGTTACCAATAACAGGCTGGTGGTAATGCCTGCCTATTGGTTCCTCTATAATATGTATGCCCTTGCCCGCAACTCCTGGAAGTATGTGGACCGTGATAAGCGCATCAATAAAACCCAACCTATTGAGTTCAATTTCCTGGCGCCTGATTCTGTGAATGAGATCGTACAGTCCCTCTCTTTATTGCAGCTTTACACCGGTAAAGCGTGGCTCAGGAAAGAAGGCAATCATAAAAAACTTACCGCAGAAGAAATCATTGCCATCGGTAAAAAGCTGCTGGACAATAATGATCCTGTAGTCAATCAACTGGAAATACTGGCAGAGGGATTTGAAAATACTACAAGGCCGGCAGTGCTGATCAAAGTACCTGCCGCTTACCGTATTTTCAGGGAGCTGGTAACATATTATGCGGTACAGCAGGTGCTGGAATATACCCGCGCTCATGGTATTAAATCCTGGGAGCAGCTACAGGAAATCATTCCTGCCAAACCAGTCATTTCCCAATGGGTGAATGCCGGCGGCCAGCTTATATTGCGCACAGCTATTGACAAGCTCATTAAGCAGGTGCATGCCGGGCGCGTGAAGAGCTGGAATGATATCCATACTTTTTACCAGCAACAGGCAGCAAGCTACGGCCAGGAAAAGCTGTTGCATGCCTTTGCGGCTTTGAAAGAGGTGCATGGCATTCAGGGAAAGAAAGTGGCTCCTGCTGTTATTAAAGCGCTGCTGGAGCAAAGCATCGCTACCAAAGAATGGATGGCAAAGGGCATCTATGATTCCCGGGCCAAAGACTACCGTAATCCCTTCCGCAAAATGGTGTATGAAAGCCAGCAAGCAATGGATAAAGTGGTCGGCAAATTGACTGATAATACCTTCATCAAACAGGAGCAGGCTGCCTTGGAGAGCTATAAAAAAACAGTTCAGCAGCTCATCAAAAAATGGCAATTAGGTAAAGAAGCGCTAAAGGCTAAAAGCTAA